CCCACTTCTTTGGACgcttatatttaaatttagaaGGTGTTTTTTGGATACCCATTGAAACTTAAATTATATTCCGAATTTGACCCCAAATTAAAGcgtattaaataaaattaaaatcaacaaaCAAGCATCTGGTCCAAATTGGTTCTCCTCGTCATCCAACCATTGTTTTATACAATTACAATTGCATcttcaaagacgaatttgagctacattattgctagcctactGTGAGGCTTAACATACTCTCTCACTCCTCTAGTGTGGATAATATAATTGCATATTCAAACGGTGCCAGAATCCCCCTCACTATAGACCGAAGTAATAGGATAGCCACCATTAAAAATCAATAACATTCAATTCAATATAGTTGCAACATATGAACATGATGCGGGGGGAATAATTATCAGACGCGTGagaattaaattacagaatcaATTTCTTGAATGTTGGTGAACAAATTACATCCGCGACTACATGAGCGAGCGAGCATACATACCATATTTCCCTACTGGTCGGGGTTTTTATCAAGAATATCCATTCAAACCGTTCAACACTGAAATTGCCAGTCGCAGGTACGCCCAAAATGCtcttgagaagaaagagagaacaaCAGCGTTGATGATCATGTGTGTAatattttgtttctgtttgtgagTTACAATGTGGAGAGGACTTTTCAGTCTTTACCTTACAGATGTAGCACAGCCATTGACTTGGACAAGCACGAAGAAGCATCCAGCTCGCGAGTTACAAAGTTCCTTGAGACATGACTCCACTTCATCCCCATATCAGAAACGTCACATGCAGTAAAAAAATCCAATACTTGCCCAAATATTTTGAACATCTCAATACCAAATATCACGTTTCCGTCTGCCACAAACGCAGCATTCCAGTCCATTGGAGCATCAGGATGTACTGAGACCTCGGTCCAGTTATGGTACATGAGATCCAGCTCCCATACTTTTCTAACGGCCTTGTTTCTCCGGCCTATCTGACCATCCCCTTCACACCAGAAGACAGAAAGCATGAAGAGCCGGCCATTACAAGATACCAGTTGTGGGTAATATTCATGAACGCGGGGTGGGAAAGGAGTGGTTTGGATTCCAATCCAGAAACCCCTTTCTATGTCATATCCTGCGAGCTTGTCAGTTTCAGAATAAACATAAAATATCCCATTACAAATAACCCCAGAACAAGCAAACCCAAAGTCCACAGGCAACCCTTGAATTTCAGTCCATTTCTTTGAAACAGAATCATATATTTCTCCAGAATCCAAAGGTTCATCCCAGGATCCAAGACCACCTACAGCAATGAGCACAACCCTTCTACAACCCTTCATGGATGAGTGATCacttttttgtttcaaaaattTATATGACTTTCTATTGGGCAACACTGAAGACTCATTGTCGTCACCAGAACATCCGTGTTGACGCATAAGAGAAAGCCTGTGAGGATCTTCATAAACCTCTGACACTCCACCTACCCGTGATCTGGGAATACGTCTATCTTGGCGACTTTGATAACTTTGACTGGTGGAAAAATCTGAAGTTACCTCCGAAACTCCTAAAATAGGCATTGATCTTGCATACTTCATTGGAGCAACTTTGCGCCAAGATTTTGTTAGGGGACTAAACAGTATCACCCCTTTGTGTGTCTTAAATGAGCTCTTATCCATCCTCCCAAAGTTGTTCAAGCTAGAACAACCTCCAACAACGTAAATATCATCCTGGACACTAGCAACAGAAAACATGAACCTTCCCTTTAGAATGCCAGCATCTACACCATGCCATTGGTTTAGAGACACATCCAATGCATGTATCTCCCCAGAGCAATAACCATCTTTAACAGCACCAAAAAGAAACAACCATGGGTTTTGATGTGAGCCTTCCCGTCTCATCTGCAGGAAACGAGTAGTAGTAGTCAAGTGTTTCCATTTCTTGCACACGAGGCGTGCAGTCATGAGACTGGTTAGTGGGAGCCTCACCAAGCACATTTCCAGTATGTCATCTGGAAGAAAAGTGTGCATCCTGCTATTTCTTATTGATTCTTCAAGCTCAAAATCCTTTCTGTTATGTTTCTTCAAAAATCTCTCCCTCACCCCATATAAGAAGCAATCAACTCCAGATTTCTCGGTACCACATATTGGTCTGTATCCTTTGCCATCATCGCTGGCACTGGAAGGCCTCCTCGTGTTGCTGGTATCCCCAAAATCATCACCTGTGTCAGCACCTACTCTGCAACCTCCACCCCTACCATACAGAGTAAGACATCTCAAAGATATTCCCCTcacatcatcatcgtcatctcCTACAGATCTCtgattcttcttcctcaacttctgGCTAACACTTCTCATGAGACGCTTTGACAcactcaaagcttcaacatcttGATGAAGAGATTCTTCACCAGATGGTCTCCCAGAGTACATTCTGTTCTGTAATCATTAGCAAGCAAAATAACGCactctcttgcaagagtcatcAACCCTAAAAGATGAAATAAAATCACAAGCATAAGATACTAATCAAGAGTTGAGTAAACTTAAGCACGTATTTCCACATACGTTTGGCACTCCCAAAAATTCATATAGAACATGAGCGGTGAAATCATGTGCAGCAGCATACTTAGGATTTGGTTAGGTTATTTAAAACTATATGCCCTTGAAAAATAAGAGATAAATTGAAGCATTCCGTTTTCTAATCACAAGAAAAGAAATTTGATTACTCAAACAAAACTCGGTTGACTTTACAACCTCGCAAATCTTTGCGGCTCCTAAATTCATTAACATCTCATTAACCGAAAAAAGACAGATACTTAAACTTGCACAAACATGAGAAAACAAGCACAGAACAAACATTGAAATTAAgaatttactttttattttggtttccGGGGTTTTCCTTTTCCCTTCAGTTTTCTGGGCAACCCAACACAGAGCAAAGAGTTACACAATCGAAATAAACAACGGGTAGAATACCATATTCAGTCAAAATCACCACAGAAGGACTCCAGTACAATACTAAAacagaaagggaaagaaaatacAGACAACAATATATCGAATTAATAACTCCAATTCACCAGACTATCCGATATCATTTAAATTCAGTTGAATGAACAAACATACCCATACATACGTACGTACATACAtacgtacatacatacatatagctCATTTGACTGCCGATAATTAAGTAAGTAAATAAAATAGAAGCTGAAATTTTGCAACTTACCGCCAATCAGCACCCTAATGAGATCGACATTTCCAGATACGGAACGTGTTTGGCTGGCGAGAAACGAGAGGAGAGGAGTAATTTCGAACTTGGAATCGATTGATATGGAatgaattgaaaagaaaaaaaaaagaaatggagaaaataaaaaagggaaaggaaaagaGTTGGAAAAGCAAAGGGGGCAATTGAGGGCAGCACTGTTGAAGTTGAAGTTGAAGTTGAAGTGAGCGATCTGAGAGCTATGAAATGGGATTGAATGATGGAAAAGAAGGTAAAgcgaggaagaaagaaaagagagatgagATTCTCCGATTATAAAAATTCAGCTGTGTTctagtcatatttagaataggaatgtgattgtgtaaatcttaggaAATCTGgtaatgtatcttatattcctattaggatttgATTActcattaaatgttgtaatcctaaaggaaaatgttttacccttcctactactataaataaaggcacaatggggtggaataacagACACCTcataattacacatctctctctttctctctatccatgccgcacccctctctctctatggcctccataattgttcagtaaattatgcctacaacacgttatcagtacgctcttgacgctgcgctgacaagagagtttgatcttcaatctgGGGAATATTACGtctttaatcattcttttcatgattaatttaattattttattgaattgatttacatgctattgattcaatttaatttttctatgttgaacgtgatacaacgaattggagatgcaatttcggctttcgaagaaggatcttctacaaattcaaaggcttattcgttTTTTGCtactcaggtacgcttaaaataaaggaagatatttgaaacgacccatgaaacatgaaaacattccccatgatgcatgaacgccctacatttatatttaccttccgatatatatattgtatatgtttcatatatttgtcaatatatttatttgtttcatgcattacgcaataaTTGCTATGtagaatttgtgagtcaaagaatcgaaagaaattagaagcatattagggtgttcctaaaccctaaaggatttgaaaaaaaaaaatgggggaaTCAGGACATGGTGCGGCACACCACCGCACCATCATTGTGCAAATAATCACCAGGCCTAGGCCTGGATTTTACCTCGGTAGGGCCTGCAGCCCTGAGCCTATGCACACTGGCCTTGGCCCGCAGCCATCCAACCTGCCCAATTGTCTGGGCTGTCTTCCCATACACACGCTGCAACCTTTTTAGTTGATGGGTTTTGTTGCTCTGGCCCGCATACATATAGCTAGCATATGCTGGGCTTGTTCCTGCGCCACCCATACCCAAGCATGTGACTTGCAGTCACTATGGGGCTGTTTTCACGCAGCCAGCCTTCGCTGGGATCCCCGTGACAACCCACAGGCCAGCATGAGCTGGACTTGCTCGTGAACTCCCCACAGCCCAAAACTGACACCCAGCTGGGGTTTTGTTCCCTCTCCGGTGGCCTGCAGCCATACCCCGAGGCCCTTTTGGGCCTTGT
The nucleotide sequence above comes from Malus sylvestris chromosome 16, drMalSylv7.2, whole genome shotgun sequence. Encoded proteins:
- the LOC126609374 gene encoding F-box/kelch-repeat protein At5g42360-like, producing MYSGRPSGEESLHQDVEALSVSKRLMRSVSQKLRKKNQRSVGDDDDDVRGISLRCLTLYGRGGGCRVGADTGDDFGDTSNTRRPSSASDDGKGYRPICGTEKSGVDCFLYGVRERFLKKHNRKDFELEESIRNSRMHTFLPDDILEMCLVRLPLTSLMTARLVCKKWKHLTTTTRFLQMRREGSHQNPWLFLFGAVKDGYCSGEIHALDVSLNQWHGVDAGILKGRFMFSVASVQDDIYVVGGCSSLNNFGRMDKSSFKTHKGVILFSPLTKSWRKVAPMKYARSMPILGVSEVTSDFSTSQSYQSRQDRRIPRSRVGGVSEVYEDPHRLSLMRQHGCSGDDNESSVLPNRKSYKFLKQKSDHSSMKGCRRVVLIAVGGLGSWDEPLDSGEIYDSVSKKWTEIQGLPVDFGFACSGVICNGIFYVYSETDKLAGYDIERGFWIGIQTTPFPPRVHEYYPQLVSCNGRLFMLSVFWCEGDGQIGRRNKAVRKVWELDLMYHNWTEVSVHPDAPMDWNAAFVADGNVIFGIEMFKIFGQVLDFFTACDVSDMGMKWSHVSRNFVTRELDASSCLSKSMAVLHL